The genomic stretch attgtagtagcagcctaatgTGGATTAATGTAACTGTAgtctaggttttgtatttacaaagtatagaaatagaataaataaatacaaataagattagaacgttataagcatatatacagcatatattataagcatatatataatatatacataatataatatatacatattataagcattataagcattataTACACAagtatagaataaaatagaagtaaaattacaacataaacattagacaattattgttgagtgggtttggatgaattatagagtttaatggcggacggcaggaatgacttcctgtaccgttccttggagcagcgaggctgcaggagtctgctgctgaagctgcttctcagtttgtccactgtgttgtggagggggggggggactgtccatgactgtccgcaatttcaacacacatatatatatatatatatatatatatattttaccaCATTCTTTGCTTTTTATAGTACATATTGGAGCTTTTAGTAGTCCGGGCGTCTCGCGAGGGTTTTAGTGACGCGCACATTGTTCAAACATTCGATCATCTCTATGTTGTTGTGCAGAAACAGCCTTTTTGACTTTGCAGAGGATGCACTAGACTGCTGTGTGCAGTAAATAACTGTGCTTCAGTAGTGGCTCTTGAAATTCAGAACGATCCTCATGCCCCATCTACAGGTGCATGGAACAGCTCCCTTTAAAATCACTGACCCCCACCTCCTTGCGCATCCTTGTGGAGATTGGGTCATTATCTCATCCCTATCTCTGCCAGCGATGCCTTTTTTTGTGGAAGTGTGGAAGAATTCATATACAGAGGCGTCTGCGTGCCTCTCAGATCATCAGGGTCAGATGGcattaaaatgtaacatttgGTGTCAGGGGGTCTGTTGAGTTCTTGCCATTTGGTCATTAAGAAGAATAATTTAATGATGCAGTGTTCTTGGTGCTTAATGGTGCAGTCATTTCATCAGCTATAGTAGTAGAAGTGATTTGATGCTGACTGTTGGAGCATTATGCTTCGAAAATGACATCCCGCAACTGTAGATATTCTATTTTCTGGCCTTTTTTCATCATCTTAATGAGGTTTAATGACGTTTGCCTGTAGAAAATGTGGTTTATTTGGAAGTTCTTCAACatgatttgtttgtgtgtaatttTTATCTGCAGGCATTTGCGAAGGAGGGAGCTCAAGTCACCGCAACTGACATCAATCGAGAGAAGCTGCAAGAGCTCGACAGCATCCAAGGTCTGAAATTTGTTGACTTtgtcgccacctgctggcgGAACATGTGCAGCGGCGCTATTTTGTGTGACTATGGAAACTGATTTGGATTTTAGCAgcagaaacaataaataattaatCTCATCCCGAGGGATTTAAATTGATgtaaaacagaggaaaataaatgtaatttctgttaaaaaaaaaaaagtttacagTTATAGAGGAAGTTGATATGAAATAGAATAGATCATTTgcgggaaagaaaaaaatatataccggtacatatatatatatatatataataaacttttttttttttttaacttatttgaTTGTTATGCAGAGAATTTTCCTGACTGGGTCTGGCTTCACCACAGTTCTCCTCACCCACAGGCATCAGGACCAAAGTGGTGGATGTGACCAAGAGAGACCAAGTGGAGGCGCTGGCCATGGAGCACGACCATGTGGACGTGCTCTTTAACGTAGCTGGGTACCGTCCCTATCGGCTGCTTTTGTATTTAGTGCTCATTGTTattgacaaaaagaaaaaatcctcACTGATGTGTTACACCTTTGGATGCATTACATCGTAACTAAAATACAGTTTAATTTACTGGTTTACTTATTAGTGCCGCAATAAGCCGTCTTCATTTTAAGCATCTTGGTCCCCCTGCTTAACTACATTTCTAAAACCCCCAAACCATCAGCTTTAAGCTCTGCTTGACCTCATGAAAATCTCCTTAACAAAGGTCAAGCAAATTGACAACCCCAGTACGGTGTTGAGGGGATGCTACTTGACCTCCggcctcttttcttttcagcgTAATACACAATTTGCCTATCAAACTCCTGTTTTCGCACATTTGAATGAGAATACTTGAATGTCGTCTACAGCTTCGTGCACCACGGCACCATTTTGGACTGCGAGGAGGTCGACTGGGACTTTACCATGAACACGAACGTGCGGAGCATGTATCTGATGTGCAAGGCTTTCCTGCCTAAGGTGATGGCCTCCCGCTACACGCTACTTACGTTTTAAACTCCCGCGGAGAGGAACGATGGCGCGGCCGAAAGGCGacatatgcttttattttgctctCATCCCCGTTCTACCTGGATTAGCTGCATTACTCTGAGCCTGTGGCATGATGGGAGGCCCAAACGCTAATCCAGCTTTAGCCACAAACTAGCCAAACTGGCCTAATGAGGACTTTTTTAACCGGAACGCGGCCAAAAGGTGTGAGGGTTTACAGCCCTTCGCACCAAACTTCtgattaatttttattttttttttagatgttggCAAAGAAGTCGGGAAACATTATCAACATGGCATCTGTTGCATCAAGCATAAAAGGTAAATgatccccccaacacacacacactccccaacCAGGCCCTCCTCAACGAATGACAGCAGGACAAAAATGACGCTTTAATTAAAAGGCCTTTGAGTTGTTGAAGGATGACAATTGTAATCCTCTTAGAtgagatttctgtgtgtgtgtgtgtgtgtgtgtgtcctcaggtgttGTGAACCGGTGTGTCTACAGTACCTCCAAGGCTGCAGTGATCGGCCTCACCAAATCAATAGCCGCAGATTTCATCGAGCAAGGCATTCGATGTAACTGCGTTTGTCCTGGTGAGTTACAGGTACCCTAAAAACAACAGTCCTTATATTTTCCCTCTGGATTTGTAGCATTTCTGGGGTGATTTGCAAATCTTTGGCCTATATTCAGTTAAATACACGACAAAGACGTGATTCTTTGTGTTctgaaaaac from Takifugu flavidus isolate HTHZ2018 chromosome 6, ASM371156v2, whole genome shotgun sequence encodes the following:
- the bdh2 gene encoding dehydrogenase/reductase SDR family member 6: MGRLDGKVIVLSAAAQGIGRAAAMAFAKEGAQVTATDINREKLQELDSIQGIRTKVVDVTKRDQVEALAMEHDHVDVLFNVAGFVHHGTILDCEEVDWDFTMNTNVRSMYLMCKAFLPKMLAKKSGNIINMASVASSIKGVVNRCVYSTSKAAVIGLTKSIAADFIEQGIRCNCVCPGTVDTPSLRGRIQAQADPEQAFKDFMARQKTGRLCTAEEVAHLCVYLASDESAYVTGTEHIIDGGWRL